From one Actinomyces sp. Marseille-P3109 genomic stretch:
- a CDS encoding DUF1731 domain-containing protein, producing MAVVPQVLLDRAGRTGAAGGTGSIGGMLAELLGASQRAVPQALLASGFRFTAPGAASIWGLGA from the coding sequence ATGGCGGTGGTGCCCCAGGTCCTGCTGGACCGGGCGGGGAGGACCGGGGCGGCCGGCGGTACCGGCAGCATCGGCGGCATGCTCGCCGAGCTGCTCGGTGCCTCCCAGCGCGCTGTCCCCCAGGCGCTGCTCGCCTCCGGCTTCCGCTTCACTGCGCCCGGCGCGGCCTCGATCTGGGGGCTCGGCGCCTGA
- a CDS encoding class I SAM-dependent methyltransferase — translation MNSQPYSDNSDSSGRSGGSAGAARYTHGHGAAVLSAHARRSAADSAAHLLPHLSAGMDLLDVGCGPATITADLTECVTPGRVVALDAAADALEAARATLSERGLSEQVELSCGDVMALPFEDGSFDVVHAHQVLQHLADPVGALVEMRRLTRSGGIVAVRDAVYSAMTWFPDPEGMEQWRSVYMTTARTNGGEPDAGSRLLSWARAAGFTDVTASASTWCYATPADRAWQSETWAQRCLTSFGPQAVDLGLAREADLETMAEAWRQWGGSEDSWFVVVHGEVIARV, via the coding sequence ATGAACAGCCAGCCGTATTCAGACAATTCGGACAGTTCAGGCAGGTCAGGCGGCTCAGCCGGCGCGGCCCGCTACACCCACGGCCACGGGGCGGCGGTCCTGAGCGCGCACGCGCGCCGCAGCGCTGCGGACTCGGCCGCCCATCTCCTCCCCCACCTGAGCGCTGGGATGGATCTGCTCGACGTCGGCTGCGGGCCGGCGACCATCACCGCGGACCTCACCGAGTGCGTCACCCCGGGGCGGGTCGTCGCCCTGGATGCCGCGGCCGACGCCCTGGAGGCCGCTCGGGCAACGCTGAGCGAACGGGGCCTGTCCGAGCAGGTGGAGCTGAGCTGCGGGGACGTCATGGCGTTGCCTTTCGAGGACGGTTCCTTCGACGTCGTCCACGCCCACCAGGTCCTCCAGCACCTGGCGGACCCGGTGGGCGCCCTGGTGGAGATGCGGCGCCTCACCCGATCCGGCGGGATCGTGGCCGTGCGCGACGCCGTCTACTCCGCCATGACCTGGTTCCCCGATCCCGAGGGCATGGAGCAGTGGCGCTCGGTCTACATGACCACCGCCCGAACCAACGGCGGCGAGCCCGATGCCGGGAGCAGGCTGCTGTCCTGGGCCCGGGCGGCGGGCTTCACCGACGTGACGGCCTCAGCCTCCACCTGGTGCTACGCCACTCCCGCCGACCGGGCCTGGCAGTCGGAGACCTGGGCGCAGCGGTGCCTGACCTCCTTTGGGCCCCAGGCCGTCGACCTGGGGCTGGCGCGCGAAGCAGACCTGGAGACGATGGCCGAGGCGTGGCGGCAGTGGGGCGGCAGCGAGGACTCATGGTTCGTCGTCGTGCACGGCGAGGTCATTGCCCGCGTCTGA